One genomic window of Rhinolophus ferrumequinum isolate MPI-CBG mRhiFer1 chromosome 23, mRhiFer1_v1.p, whole genome shotgun sequence includes the following:
- the SPAG4 gene encoding sperm-associated antigen 4 protein isoform X2 — translation MRRSPRPGSVASPHKHTPNFYSGNSNSSGSATSGDSSGHRSAGPGPGEPEGGRAQGSSCGEPALSSGVPGGTARAGSSRQKPAPRSHNGRTACGAATVRGGASEPAGSPVVSEEQFDLLSTLDRRQEMPPLRVSKSFLSLLFQVLSALLSRLGDVLVIVYREVCSIRFLLTAVSLLSLFVTALWWGLLCLVPPLENEPKEMLTVSEYHERVRSQGQQLQQLQAELNKLHREVSSVRVANSERVAKLVFQRLNEDFVQKPDYALSSVGASIDLEKTSHDYQDANTAYFWNRFSFWNYARPPTVILEPDVFPGNCWAFEGDQGQVVIRLPGRVQLSDITLQHPPASVAHTGGANSAPRDFVVYGLQVDDKTEVFLGKFTFDVEKSEIQTFHLQNDPPTAFPKVKIQILSNWGHPRFTCLYRVRAHGMRTSEGAGDSATGGPH, via the exons ATGCGGCGGAGTCCCCGCCCAGGCTCAGTCGCGTCCCCGCACAAGCACACGCCCAACTTCTACAGCGGCAACAGCAACAGCTCAGGGAGCGCCACGTCGGGGGACAGTAGCGGCCACCGGTCAGCTGGGCCGGGGCCCGGGGAGCCCGAGGGCGGAAGAGCCCAGGGCTCGAGCTGCGGTGAGCCCGCCTTGAGCTCAGGAGTGCCCGGAGGAACCGCACGGGCTGGAAGCTCTCGGCAGAAGCCAGCGCCTCGGAGCCACAATGGGCGGACCGCCTGTGGAGCGGCAACCGTGAGGGGCGGGGCCTCGG AACCGGCTGGCTCTCCCGTTGTCTCTGAGGAGCAGTTCGACCTTCTCTCGACCCTGGACCGGAGGCAGGAGATGCCTCCCCTGCGAGTGTCCAAGAGCTTCCTAA gTCTACTTTTTCAGGTGTTGAGCGCGTTGTTATCCCGGCTAGGAGACGTGCTTGTCATTGTGTACAG GGAGGTCTGTTCCATCCGCTTCCTGCTCACGGCTGTTTCACTGCTGAGCCTCTTTGTGACAG caCTCTGGTGGGGCCTCCTGTGTCTGGTTCCTCCTTTGGAGAAT GAACCTAAGGAGATGCTGACTGTAAG TGAGTACCACGAGCGTGTGCGCTCCCAggggcagcagctgcagcagctccaggctgaGCTGAACAAACTGCACCGGGAGGTGTCCAGCGTTCGTGTAGCCAACAGCGAG AGAGTGGCCAAGCTTGTATTCCAGAGGTTGAATGAGGACTTTGTGCAGAAACCTGATTATGCGCTGAGCTCTGTAG GAGCCTCCATCGACCTAGAGAAGACATCCCACGACTACCAGGATGCAAACACTGCCTACTTCTGGAATCGCTTCAGCTTCTGGAACTATGCGCGGCCGCCCACGGTTATCCTGGAG CCAGATGTGTTCCCTGGGAATTGCTGGGCTTTTGAAGGCGACCAGGGCCAGGTGGTGATTCGGCTGCCAGGTCGTGTGCAGCTGAGCGACATCACCCTGCAGCATCCACCAGCCAGTGTGGCACACACTGGGGGAGCCAACAGCGCCCCCCGCGATTTCGTAGTCTAT GGCCTCCAGGTTGATGATAAGACTGAAGTTTTCTTGGGGAAATTCACCTTTGATGTGGAGAAATCTGAGATTCAGACTTTCCACCTACAG AATGACCCCCCAACTGCCTTTCCCAAGGTGAAGATCCAGATTCTAAGCAACTGGGGCCATCCCCGTTTCACGTGCTTGTATCGAGTCCGAGCCCATGGCATGCGAACCTCAGAGGGGGCAGGGGACAGTGCCACAGGAGGGCCCCATTAA
- the SPAG4 gene encoding sperm-associated antigen 4 protein isoform X1, whose amino-acid sequence MRRSPRPGSVASPHKHTPNFYSGNSNSSGSATSGDSSGHRSAGPGPGEPEGGRAQGSSCGEPALSSGVPGGTARAGSSRQKPAPRSHNGRTACGAATVRGGASGLLFQVLSALLSRLGDVLVIVYREVCSIRFLLTAVSLLSLFVTALWWGLLCLVPPLENEPKEMLTVSEYHERVRSQGQQLQQLQAELNKLHREVSSVRVANSERVAKLVFQRLNEDFVQKPDYALSSVGASIDLEKTSHDYQDANTAYFWNRFSFWNYARPPTVILEPDVFPGNCWAFEGDQGQVVIRLPGRVQLSDITLQHPPASVAHTGGANSAPRDFVVYGLQVDDKTEVFLGKFTFDVEKSEIQTFHLQNDPPTAFPKVKIQILSNWGHPRFTCLYRVRAHGMRTSEGAGDSATGGPH is encoded by the exons ATGCGGCGGAGTCCCCGCCCAGGCTCAGTCGCGTCCCCGCACAAGCACACGCCCAACTTCTACAGCGGCAACAGCAACAGCTCAGGGAGCGCCACGTCGGGGGACAGTAGCGGCCACCGGTCAGCTGGGCCGGGGCCCGGGGAGCCCGAGGGCGGAAGAGCCCAGGGCTCGAGCTGCGGTGAGCCCGCCTTGAGCTCAGGAGTGCCCGGAGGAACCGCACGGGCTGGAAGCTCTCGGCAGAAGCCAGCGCCTCGGAGCCACAATGGGCGGACCGCCTGTGGAGCGGCAACCGTGAGGGGCGGGGCCTCGG gTCTACTTTTTCAGGTGTTGAGCGCGTTGTTATCCCGGCTAGGAGACGTGCTTGTCATTGTGTACAG GGAGGTCTGTTCCATCCGCTTCCTGCTCACGGCTGTTTCACTGCTGAGCCTCTTTGTGACAG caCTCTGGTGGGGCCTCCTGTGTCTGGTTCCTCCTTTGGAGAAT GAACCTAAGGAGATGCTGACTGTAAG TGAGTACCACGAGCGTGTGCGCTCCCAggggcagcagctgcagcagctccaggctgaGCTGAACAAACTGCACCGGGAGGTGTCCAGCGTTCGTGTAGCCAACAGCGAG AGAGTGGCCAAGCTTGTATTCCAGAGGTTGAATGAGGACTTTGTGCAGAAACCTGATTATGCGCTGAGCTCTGTAG GAGCCTCCATCGACCTAGAGAAGACATCCCACGACTACCAGGATGCAAACACTGCCTACTTCTGGAATCGCTTCAGCTTCTGGAACTATGCGCGGCCGCCCACGGTTATCCTGGAG CCAGATGTGTTCCCTGGGAATTGCTGGGCTTTTGAAGGCGACCAGGGCCAGGTGGTGATTCGGCTGCCAGGTCGTGTGCAGCTGAGCGACATCACCCTGCAGCATCCACCAGCCAGTGTGGCACACACTGGGGGAGCCAACAGCGCCCCCCGCGATTTCGTAGTCTAT GGCCTCCAGGTTGATGATAAGACTGAAGTTTTCTTGGGGAAATTCACCTTTGATGTGGAGAAATCTGAGATTCAGACTTTCCACCTACAG AATGACCCCCCAACTGCCTTTCCCAAGGTGAAGATCCAGATTCTAAGCAACTGGGGCCATCCCCGTTTCACGTGCTTGTATCGAGTCCGAGCCCATGGCATGCGAACCTCAGAGGGGGCAGGGGACAGTGCCACAGGAGGGCCCCATTAA